One genomic region from Melioribacteraceae bacterium encodes:
- the dnaA gene encoding chromosomal replication initiator protein DnaA, translating into MIISSDSLQTERDAKDIWKECLGIIKENVPNITYNTWFLPIKPFEVEGSTLKIYVPSNFFIEWIEEHYNTLINKTISQVLGQSGKLAYIILEEKDISPDKTENHAKTVTQQNNTIVKPKEFESFLNPRYVFENFIKGEGNQLARAAAYAVSENPGQTSFNPLFIYGGVGLGKTHLIQAIGNKILDRYPEKRVIYLSSDVFTVEFVEAIQNNTVNDFSSFYKSMDALIIDDIQFLVGKEKTQDLFFHIFNTLHQTGKQIILSSDKAPKDLKGLNDRLISRFLWGLQADVQPPDFETRVAILMNKSETFGIKLSNDILEYIASNITSNIRELEGCLIKLLANSSLNSKEIDFELVRKTVREVSTNKQVNISIDYITKIVCEFFNVEENKVREKNRRKEVVLARQVAMYLAKQLTKSSLKTIGLHFGGRDHSTVIHAQSSIEQLIKDDPNFDDIVSSLKNKIELSV; encoded by the coding sequence ATGATAATTTCTTCGGATTCTCTACAAACCGAACGTGACGCCAAAGACATCTGGAAAGAGTGCCTTGGTATTATTAAAGAAAACGTTCCAAACATAACATATAATACCTGGTTCTTGCCTATTAAGCCATTTGAAGTTGAGGGCAGCACATTAAAAATCTATGTTCCAAGCAACTTTTTTATCGAGTGGATCGAAGAACATTATAATACTCTTATAAACAAAACCATTTCACAGGTTTTAGGACAAAGCGGTAAGCTCGCATACATTATTTTAGAAGAAAAAGATATAAGCCCGGATAAAACAGAAAATCATGCTAAAACGGTTACGCAACAAAACAATACAATAGTAAAACCAAAAGAATTTGAATCGTTTCTTAATCCCCGGTATGTATTTGAAAATTTTATTAAAGGCGAAGGAAACCAGCTTGCACGCGCCGCCGCATATGCTGTTTCAGAGAACCCGGGTCAAACATCCTTCAATCCGCTTTTCATATATGGCGGTGTTGGTTTAGGTAAAACCCATCTGATCCAGGCCATCGGAAATAAAATCCTGGACCGGTATCCGGAAAAACGCGTTATATACTTATCGTCCGATGTCTTCACGGTTGAATTTGTTGAGGCGATACAGAATAATACTGTTAATGATTTTTCAAGTTTTTATAAGAGTATGGATGCGTTGATTATAGACGACATTCAATTCCTGGTTGGAAAGGAAAAAACCCAGGATCTGTTCTTCCATATTTTTAATACACTGCATCAAACCGGTAAACAGATAATTTTATCGAGCGACAAAGCGCCGAAGGATCTTAAGGGTCTTAACGACCGGTTAATTTCCAGGTTTCTGTGGGGGCTTCAGGCGGATGTTCAGCCTCCCGACTTCGAAACGCGCGTTGCAATTCTAATGAACAAAAGCGAGACATTCGGCATTAAATTATCAAACGATATTCTCGAATATATTGCCTCAAATATAACATCCAATATTAGAGAACTTGAAGGCTGCTTAATTAAACTACTTGCCAATTCATCTCTTAATTCTAAAGAGATAGACTTCGAGCTCGTAAGAAAAACTGTGCGCGAGGTTTCAACAAATAAACAGGTTAATATTTCAATAGATTATATAACCAAGATTGTTTGTGAGTTTTTTAATGTTGAAGAAAACAAAGTACGGGAAAAAAACCGGAGGAAAGAAGTTGTTCTCGCAAGGCAGGTTGCTATGTATTTAGCCAAACAACTGACTAAGTCATCCCTTAAAACGATCGGTCTCCATTTTGGTGGTAGGGATCATTCAACAGTTATTCATGCGCAGTCTTCTATAGAACAATTAATAAAAGACGACCCTAATTTTGACGATATTGTTTCTTCTCTTAAAAATAAGATTGAATTGAGTGTGTAA
- the dnaN gene encoding DNA polymerase III subunit beta: MEFKVNSKELEKLLGKIIPAVPTRTPMPILENFLFEVKDGLLTIYATDLEISLKSSLNIVTEDNVRLVVPARLLNDIVRSLKDTTIHFKLTSNKKINLITDTGKYVISYLDPDEFPDIPAVTEDKNVKEINEVVINGVELRQAFEKSSFAMSKEEMRPAMMGTLFEFTDEGLRFVTTDGHRLVNLFKKNIKASFGQQYVVPERAVSVLLKVLDEKDVKVYMTKSYISFKLNDIELITRLIAQKYPDYNSVIPLENEFLLKVNTNDIHDSIRRMMLFSTSSTRRVKFSISKNALEISAEDLDIGASGEEKVVCEYSGDDLEIGFNSTYVNDVLNHMSDNEEIIFKLHSPTKAVIIEPVQKKDNQELMMLLMPVRLNT; this comes from the coding sequence ATGGAATTCAAAGTAAACAGCAAAGAGTTAGAAAAACTACTCGGTAAAATAATTCCAGCAGTTCCTACAAGAACTCCGATGCCTATACTCGAGAATTTTTTATTTGAAGTAAAAGACGGGCTGCTGACCATTTATGCTACTGATTTAGAGATCTCTCTCAAATCCTCTTTGAATATCGTTACTGAAGACAATGTTAGGCTTGTTGTACCCGCCCGACTTTTAAACGACATTGTCCGGTCTCTTAAAGACACCACAATTCATTTCAAGTTGACATCCAATAAAAAAATTAATCTCATTACCGATACGGGAAAATATGTTATAAGCTACCTCGACCCGGATGAGTTTCCGGATATACCCGCAGTAACTGAAGATAAAAATGTAAAAGAAATTAATGAAGTTGTTATAAACGGTGTTGAACTCAGGCAGGCGTTTGAAAAAAGCTCTTTTGCGATGAGCAAGGAGGAGATGAGGCCCGCAATGATGGGGACTCTATTCGAATTTACAGACGAAGGATTGAGATTTGTTACAACAGACGGGCACCGGCTTGTAAACCTTTTTAAGAAAAATATTAAGGCAAGTTTCGGTCAGCAGTATGTCGTTCCGGAAAGAGCTGTTTCTGTTCTTCTTAAAGTTCTTGATGAGAAGGATGTTAAGGTTTATATGACAAAATCCTATATTTCCTTTAAGCTGAACGACATTGAATTAATTACCAGATTAATTGCACAGAAGTACCCGGATTATAACAGCGTTATTCCGCTTGAGAACGAATTCCTCTTAAAGGTTAATACCAACGATATACACGATTCGATTAGGAGAATGATGTTGTTTTCAACTTCCAGCACGCGGCGCGTGAAGTTTTCCATCTCTAAAAACGCACTCGAAATCTCTGCGGAAGACCTTGATATTGGAGCTTCGGGAGAGGAAAAAGTTGTTTGCGAATATTCGGGAGACGATCTTGAGATAGGATTTAATTCTACGTATGTAAACGACGTGCTCAACCATATGAGCGATAATGAGGAAATAATTTTTAAACTACACTCGCCCACAAAGGCGGTTATTATAGAACCGGTTCAGAAAAAAGACAACCAGGAACTTATGATGCTCTTGATGCCGGTTCGCTTAAATACTTAA
- the recF gene encoding DNA replication and repair protein RecF (All proteins in this family for which functions are known are DNA-binding proteins that assist the filamentation of RecA onto DNA for the initiation of recombination or recombinational repair.), with protein sequence MVLKQIDLQNFRLHRSTSIDFSDNLNLIIGGNGQGKTSILEAIYYLCTTKNLNLASEGDVVLFGENYFNAEGKFLDLTENKTRIFYDSVKNKKNFFIDDKQIFNSADIIGRFPIVMLIQPDHAITLGAPSDRRRFVDSVMSQASHAYLEILLDYNKTLRQRSSLLSQLKETRSRELFEQLDAWTESLVKNGAELLVQRIKFIDEFKIFVKAAYNRIIETDEIPDIVYDSISELTPENAAERFTQELNALREDELRRGINLIGPHRDDFIFYINGNELKRFGSQGQHKTFQIALRFAQFFFIKEKLGKTPIFLMDDVFGELDAYRARKISRYLAEVGQAFITMTDLTKVEELDVLTGSQKIKVDHGTASYF encoded by the coding sequence ATGGTTCTTAAACAGATTGATTTGCAAAATTTCAGACTTCATAGAAGCACTTCAATTGATTTTTCCGATAACCTTAATCTCATCATCGGCGGTAACGGTCAGGGTAAAACATCTATTTTAGAGGCAATCTACTACTTGTGTACCACAAAAAATCTTAACCTTGCTTCAGAGGGCGACGTTGTTTTGTTTGGCGAGAATTATTTTAATGCCGAAGGAAAATTTCTGGACCTTACGGAAAATAAAACCAGGATTTTTTACGACTCCGTAAAAAACAAAAAAAATTTTTTTATTGACGATAAGCAGATTTTTAATTCAGCCGATATTATCGGCCGGTTTCCAATCGTTATGCTTATTCAACCAGACCATGCTATAACACTTGGAGCGCCATCCGATAGAAGGCGTTTTGTTGATTCTGTTATGTCCCAGGCCAGCCACGCTTACCTGGAAATACTTCTCGATTACAACAAAACATTAAGACAACGCTCTTCTCTTCTTTCGCAGCTGAAAGAAACACGCAGCAGGGAATTATTTGAACAACTCGATGCATGGACGGAATCCCTGGTTAAGAACGGAGCCGAACTGTTGGTTCAGAGAATTAAGTTTATAGATGAATTTAAAATTTTTGTGAAAGCGGCTTATAACCGAATTATTGAAACGGATGAAATTCCGGATATTGTTTATGATTCTATATCGGAGCTTACCCCGGAAAATGCGGCGGAAAGATTTACACAGGAACTTAACGCCTTAAGAGAAGATGAATTGAGAAGAGGGATTAATCTTATTGGCCCTCACAGGGACGATTTTATTTTTTATATAAACGGAAACGAGCTAAAACGTTTCGGGTCTCAAGGACAACATAAGACTTTTCAAATAGCTCTTCGATTTGCACAGTTCTTTTTTATTAAGGAAAAGCTCGGCAAGACCCCGATCTTTTTAATGGACGATGTATTCGGGGAACTGGATGCATACAGGGCAAGGAAAATAAGCCGGTACCTGGCGGAAGTTGGACAGGCTTTTATTACTATGACGGATCTTACAAAAGTCGAAGAGCTGGATGTTCTAACCGGCTCCCAAAAGATTAAAGTTGACCATGGCACAGCATCATACTTTTAG
- a CDS encoding DUF721 domain-containing protein, protein MAQHHTFSGFKSITDIIGKEKDFEKLRDTIKNYDVVDEFAKIFPELSQIARAVKTEKQTLFLKVDNSVWKSELNFQKSLLIEKINKYFNEQIIKSIKFL, encoded by the coding sequence ATGGCACAGCATCATACTTTTAGCGGATTTAAAAGCATCACAGACATTATCGGTAAAGAAAAGGATTTCGAGAAGCTTCGAGACACAATAAAAAATTATGACGTTGTTGATGAATTTGCTAAAATTTTTCCGGAGTTGTCCCAAATAGCCCGGGCCGTTAAAACAGAAAAACAGACTCTTTTTTTAAAAGTTGATAACTCTGTCTGGAAAAGCGAATTGAATTTTCAAAAGTCGTTATTGATAGAAAAGATAAATAAATATTTTAATGAACAGATAATTAAATCAATAAAATTTTTATAA
- the gyrB gene encoding DNA topoisomerase (ATP-hydrolyzing) subunit B produces the protein MAKEKEKIKNNGSQDYTAKSINVLKGLEAVRKRPAMYIGDVGSRGLHHLINEVVDNSIDEALAGYNDRVIVTIHKDQSVTVEDKGRGIPVDIHPEEKKSALEVVMTVLHAGGKFDKNSYKVSGGLHGVGVSVVNALSEWMKVEVRRDGKIHFQEYHQGAPKANVKQIGTYKSENNGTKITFKPDKEIFKTVKFNFDTVAERMRELAYLNKEVTMILRDEAEDLEETYKFKGGLIDFVKYLDEQRSPLHKPVYIEGERDNTPVEIAFEYSESYSENIHTYVNNINTIEGGTHLVGFRTALTRTFNNFAYKNGLIKENTKITLTGDDFKEGLTAVISVKVMEPQFEGQTKTKLGNGEVKSIVETIVGEKLAEFLEENGSVAKKIIDKCMRAAEAREAARKARELVRRKNALDSMHLPGKLADCSINDPEHCEIYIVEGDSAGGSAKQGRDRRFQAILPIKGKILNVEKAKINKVLENQEIQAMISAIGAGIGEDFDPSKSRYGKIILMTDADVDGSHIRTLLLTFFYRHMKELIAEGKVYIAQPPLYKIKKGKEEHYAFDDDERDKILKRIKSDTKGKKAEEEEEIVEAEEVSGSTTASKGIVISRYKGLGEMNPEQLWSTTMNPETRTVLQVNLESAAAADKIFETLMGDAVEPRRAFIEKHAKYANLDI, from the coding sequence ATGGCTAAAGAGAAAGAAAAAATTAAAAACAACGGCTCGCAGGATTATACAGCAAAAAGCATTAATGTTTTAAAAGGCCTTGAAGCAGTCCGCAAAAGACCCGCTATGTATATTGGAGATGTCGGCTCGAGAGGCCTTCATCATCTTATCAACGAAGTGGTAGATAATTCGATAGATGAAGCGCTCGCCGGTTATAACGACCGCGTTATAGTAACTATCCATAAGGACCAGTCCGTAACGGTTGAGGATAAAGGAAGAGGAATTCCTGTGGATATTCATCCGGAGGAGAAAAAATCGGCACTCGAAGTTGTAATGACTGTTCTACACGCCGGAGGTAAGTTCGATAAAAATTCCTATAAAGTCTCCGGCGGTCTGCATGGTGTTGGAGTCTCCGTTGTTAACGCTTTGTCGGAGTGGATGAAGGTCGAAGTACGTAGAGACGGAAAAATCCATTTTCAGGAATATCATCAGGGAGCTCCAAAAGCAAACGTAAAACAGATCGGCACATATAAAAGCGAGAATAACGGAACAAAAATAACTTTTAAACCTGACAAGGAAATTTTTAAAACCGTTAAATTCAACTTCGACACCGTAGCCGAGAGAATGCGTGAACTCGCATACCTTAATAAAGAAGTTACAATGATACTAAGGGACGAGGCCGAAGACCTGGAAGAAACCTATAAGTTTAAGGGTGGACTGATTGATTTTGTAAAGTATCTTGATGAACAGAGAAGCCCTCTTCATAAACCGGTTTACATAGAAGGCGAAAGGGATAACACCCCCGTTGAAATCGCTTTTGAATACAGCGAATCGTATTCCGAAAACATACATACCTACGTTAACAACATTAACACAATAGAAGGTGGAACACACCTTGTTGGATTCAGAACAGCGCTTACAAGAACGTTTAATAATTTTGCTTACAAAAACGGCCTGATAAAAGAGAATACTAAAATTACTCTTACCGGAGACGACTTTAAGGAAGGCCTGACCGCCGTGATATCTGTTAAAGTAATGGAGCCCCAGTTTGAAGGGCAGACAAAAACAAAACTTGGAAATGGGGAAGTTAAATCTATTGTCGAAACTATTGTTGGCGAGAAACTTGCCGAATTTCTGGAGGAAAACGGCTCTGTTGCCAAGAAGATAATAGATAAATGTATGCGCGCGGCAGAAGCACGCGAAGCCGCTCGTAAAGCACGCGAGCTTGTACGTAGAAAAAACGCTCTCGACTCCATGCATTTGCCCGGCAAACTTGCCGACTGCTCCATTAACGATCCCGAGCATTGTGAGATTTATATTGTTGAGGGAGATTCTGCGGGCGGGTCTGCAAAACAGGGCCGCGATAGAAGGTTTCAGGCAATACTGCCGATTAAAGGAAAAATATTGAATGTTGAAAAAGCCAAAATTAACAAGGTTCTTGAGAACCAGGAAATCCAGGCAATGATCTCTGCGATCGGCGCGGGTATCGGAGAGGATTTCGATCCCTCAAAATCCCGTTACGGTAAAATTATTCTTATGACAGACGCCGATGTTGACGGCAGCCATATCCGCACTCTTCTTCTTACATTTTTTTACCGTCATATGAAAGAATTGATTGCCGAAGGCAAGGTTTATATTGCACAACCGCCCCTCTATAAAATTAAAAAAGGCAAAGAAGAGCATTACGCATTCGATGACGACGAGCGCGATAAAATATTAAAAAGAATAAAGAGCGACACAAAAGGCAAAAAGGCCGAAGAGGAAGAAGAAATTGTTGAAGCCGAAGAAGTATCCGGGTCAACTACCGCCTCCAAGGGAATTGTTATATCCCGATATAAAGGTCTTGGCGAAATGAATCCCGAACAACTCTGGTCTACCACAATGAATCCTGAAACAAGAACAGTTCTTCAGGTTAATCTTGAAAGCGCCGCGGCCGCAGATAAAATTTTTGAAACTCTGATGGGCGATGCGGTAGAACCGAGAAGGGCGTTTATTGAAAAACATGCTAAGTATGCGAACCTCGATATTTAA
- a CDS encoding CBS domain-containing protein codes for MENKSTYQQPVADHMRSDFSALNKDLTVEEALKKIRSEGVGERIIYFYVIDENRRLVGVLPTRRILTTQPDSKLHDIMVKNTASIPVSATVYDACEFFVMYKFLAFPVVDEEGKIVGIVDVNMFTDELLDFSERQKVSDVFESIGFLISEVKNATPLKAWQIRFPWLLATITSGTICAILAGFFEATLAESLVIAFFLTLVLGLGESMSIQSMTLTIQTLHTAQPSLKWYLKSFLKEAQTALLIGGSSGVLVAAISFLWKGEIITSVVIGTSILLVQFIAAILGLSVPAILHSTRLDLKVAAGPITLALTDIFTILFYMGMATVLI; via the coding sequence ATGGAGAACAAATCAACATATCAACAACCTGTTGCCGATCATATGCGGTCGGATTTCTCCGCTCTCAACAAAGATCTTACGGTTGAAGAAGCGTTGAAAAAAATCCGGTCTGAGGGTGTTGGTGAAAGAATAATTTATTTTTACGTGATAGACGAGAACAGACGGCTTGTTGGCGTTTTGCCTACTCGCAGGATTTTGACCACTCAGCCCGATTCGAAACTTCATGATATTATGGTTAAAAACACGGCATCAATTCCCGTTAGCGCAACCGTATACGACGCGTGCGAGTTCTTTGTGATGTATAAGTTTCTTGCATTTCCGGTTGTTGATGAAGAGGGAAAGATTGTAGGAATTGTTGATGTTAATATGTTCACCGACGAGCTTCTCGATTTCTCCGAAAGGCAGAAAGTAAGCGACGTATTCGAGTCGATCGGTTTTCTTATTTCCGAAGTGAAAAACGCTACGCCGCTTAAAGCATGGCAGATAAGGTTTCCGTGGCTTCTGGCAACAATTACAAGCGGTACAATCTGCGCCATTCTTGCGGGATTTTTTGAAGCAACGCTCGCAGAAAGTCTTGTTATTGCATTTTTCCTTACACTCGTTCTTGGGCTTGGCGAAAGCATGAGCATACAATCTATGACTCTGACAATTCAGACGCTTCACACGGCTCAGCCCTCGCTTAAATGGTATTTAAAAAGTTTTTTGAAAGAAGCGCAGACGGCCTTGTTGATAGGCGGAAGCAGCGGAGTGCTTGTAGCGGCAATCTCGTTTCTTTGGAAAGGCGAAATTATTACATCGGTGGTTATCGGTACCAGCATTCTTCTTGTACAGTTTATTGCAGCTATTCTGGGGCTTAGTGTACCGGCCATTCTTCATAGTACGCGTCTAGATCTTAAGGTTGCCGCCGGTCCGATTACGCTTGCTCTTACAGATATTTTTACAATCCTGTTTTATATGGGGATGGCAACGGTTTTAATTTAG
- the gyrA gene encoding DNA gyrase subunit A, with product MTTIFEKVVPVSLEEEMKSSYIDYAMSVIVARALPDVRDGLKPVHRRVLFGMHELGVAYNKAYKKSARIVGEVLGKYHPHGDSAVYDSMVRMVQDFSLRYPLVDGQGNFGSIDGDSPAAMRYTEARLARVADEMLRDLDKNTAEFSANFDDTLQEPTVLPSYLPNLLVNGASGIAVGMATNIPPHNLNEVVDGMVALIENPKLKPEDLMKHVKAPDFPTGGIIYGYEGVKEAFLTGRGRIILRAKANIEVMKNDRENIVITEIPYQVNKASLIEKIAELVRDQKIDGISNIRDESDRDGLRVVIEMKRDGQPAVTLNQLFKHTQMQVTFGVIMLALVNGVPKVLTLKECMEHFIAHRFDVLKRRTKFDLDAAERRAHILEGYIIALDNIDAVIETIKKSRDVETAKNNLMKKFKLSEIQAKSILDMRLQRLTGLERKKIEDEYKETIKLIERLKSILASEKKQRQILIEELMILKEKFGDERRTEIVRDYKEFSLEDIIAEEDVVVTISHQGFIKRFPVSGYRRQARGGKGVTGAGTKEEDFIEHMFVASTHHYIMFFTDKGKCYWLKVHEIPEGGRATKGRSILNLIEKEKEEKISAFVTVKEFSDDKFIVMATEKGTVKKTVLSAYSNIRRGGINAINLTAGDRLIEAKLSEGINDIIIGTRNGMAIRFNEKDVRDMGRTATGVRGVKLGKNDVVIGMIVVRNATTLMVVTEKGFGKRSEIEDYRLTKRGGKGVITIKTSDKNGKLIAMKEVNDGDELVIITTGGMVIRQSVADIRVMGRNTQGVRLIRLNEDDDIADIARVAPEEGNGEE from the coding sequence ATGACGACAATATTCGAAAAAGTAGTACCGGTATCTCTTGAAGAAGAAATGAAATCATCTTACATCGATTACGCAATGAGCGTGATTGTTGCGCGCGCCCTGCCCGATGTAAGAGACGGTCTTAAACCCGTTCACCGGCGCGTTCTGTTTGGTATGCATGAACTCGGAGTTGCATACAATAAAGCGTATAAAAAATCAGCCCGTATTGTTGGCGAGGTCCTCGGTAAATATCACCCTCACGGCGACAGCGCGGTTTATGATTCAATGGTTCGCATGGTTCAGGATTTCTCGCTCCGCTACCCGCTTGTTGACGGTCAGGGCAACTTCGGATCTATAGACGGCGACAGCCCGGCGGCAATGCGTTATACCGAAGCCCGGCTTGCAAGAGTTGCCGATGAAATGCTTCGCGACCTCGATAAAAACACAGCGGAGTTCTCCGCCAACTTTGACGATACACTGCAGGAACCAACGGTTCTTCCTTCATATCTTCCCAACCTTCTTGTAAATGGCGCCAGCGGCATTGCGGTTGGTATGGCAACAAACATTCCCCCGCATAATCTAAATGAGGTTGTTGACGGAATGGTTGCTCTTATAGAGAATCCAAAGCTGAAGCCGGAAGATCTTATGAAACATGTTAAAGCTCCAGATTTTCCGACGGGCGGAATTATTTACGGGTATGAAGGTGTTAAAGAAGCCTTTTTAACCGGCCGCGGAAGAATTATACTTCGCGCAAAAGCGAACATTGAAGTAATGAAAAACGACAGGGAGAACATTGTTATTACAGAAATCCCTTATCAGGTTAATAAAGCCTCATTAATTGAAAAGATTGCCGAACTTGTCCGTGATCAGAAAATCGACGGGATTTCAAATATTAGAGATGAATCGGACCGCGACGGACTTCGGGTTGTAATTGAGATGAAGCGAGACGGCCAGCCTGCCGTTACGCTCAACCAGCTCTTCAAACACACACAGATGCAGGTTACGTTCGGCGTTATTATGCTTGCTCTTGTTAACGGCGTTCCAAAGGTTCTCACGCTAAAAGAATGTATGGAGCATTTTATTGCTCACCGGTTCGATGTCCTTAAACGCAGAACTAAATTCGATCTTGATGCAGCCGAAAGACGCGCTCATATTCTTGAAGGATATATAATAGCTCTCGATAATATTGATGCCGTTATCGAGACAATTAAGAAGTCGAGAGATGTTGAAACCGCTAAAAATAATTTGATGAAGAAATTTAAACTTTCCGAGATCCAGGCCAAGTCGATTCTCGATATGCGCTTGCAGCGGTTGACCGGTCTCGAAAGAAAGAAGATCGAGGACGAATACAAAGAAACAATTAAACTGATTGAGAGACTCAAAAGTATACTTGCGAGCGAAAAAAAACAAAGACAGATTCTCATTGAAGAACTAATGATTCTAAAAGAAAAATTCGGCGATGAAAGAAGAACCGAAATAGTCCGCGATTATAAAGAGTTCTCCCTTGAGGATATTATTGCCGAAGAAGATGTTGTGGTAACTATATCCCACCAGGGATTTATCAAACGCTTCCCTGTAAGCGGATACCGCAGGCAGGCCCGCGGAGGTAAAGGGGTAACGGGAGCCGGCACCAAGGAAGAGGATTTTATTGAACACATGTTCGTTGCATCTACTCATCACTACATCATGTTCTTTACCGACAAAGGCAAGTGTTACTGGCTTAAAGTTCATGAAATTCCGGAAGGGGGAAGGGCTACCAAGGGAAGATCCATTCTTAATTTAATCGAGAAAGAAAAAGAGGAAAAAATTAGCGCTTTTGTAACGGTTAAAGAATTTTCCGACGATAAATTTATTGTGATGGCTACTGAAAAAGGAACCGTCAAAAAAACAGTCCTCTCGGCATATTCAAACATCCGGCGCGGCGGAATTAACGCTATAAATCTTACTGCAGGCGACCGGCTGATAGAAGCAAAACTATCTGAAGGAATTAACGACATTATAATTGGAACAAGAAATGGAATGGCTATCCGCTTCAACGAGAAAGATGTTCGCGATATGGGAAGAACAGCAACCGGCGTCAGGGGAGTTAAACTCGGAAAGAATGATGTTGTAATCGGTATGATCGTTGTACGGAATGCTACAACGCTAATGGTCGTTACGGAAAAAGGATTCGGCAAACGTTCGGAGATCGAAGACTACAGACTTACCAAGCGCGGAGGAAAAGGAGTTATTACAATTAAAACTTCGGATAAAAACGGCAAACTGATTGCAATGAAAGAAGTTAATGATGGCGACGAGCTCGTTATTATTACAACTGGCGGAATGGTGATTCGCCAGTCGGTGGCCGACATTCGTGTTATGGGCCGTAATACGCAGGGCGTTCGTCTTATCCGTCTGAATGAAGATGATGATATTGCTGATATCGCAAGAGTTGCTCCCGAGGAAGGAAACGGGGAAGAATAA
- a CDS encoding aminotransferase class I/II-fold pyridoxal phosphate-dependent enzyme, translating into MSHNKNLQFDSKCVHSGIGDYEFGPVVPPIYQTSTFKFESAEHGAALFKGEADGYIYTRMKNPTIEAMENSVAELEGGYKALGCASGMAAISTVFLSTLQAGDHVVCSKSVYGPTMTLLSTVLNKFNIESTFVDSDIAEEIERAIKPNTKLIYIETPANPMISITDLETASKLARRNNALLVVDNTFMSPALQQPLNLGADVVLHSMTKFLNGHADVVAGIIVTKDEKMYLNMRKVLNQLGGVIDPFNSFLVHRGLKTLSVRMHRHCENAQLIAEYLENHPKVKWVRYPGLKSHPNYQVGLKQHRGHGGMISFELKGGFKAGETVMNSVKLSQLAVSLGGVETLIQHPASMTHLTMGAEARKAAGITEGLVRLSVGIEAAQDIIEDLEQALKKIEEKSTAKV; encoded by the coding sequence ATGTCACACAACAAAAATTTACAGTTCGATTCTAAATGCGTTCACAGCGGTATAGGGGATTACGAATTTGGCCCGGTTGTTCCGCCGATCTACCAGACCTCAACATTTAAATTTGAGTCTGCAGAACACGGCGCAGCCCTTTTTAAAGGAGAAGCCGACGGGTACATATATACCCGAATGAAGAACCCCACTATTGAAGCAATGGAAAACTCCGTTGCTGAACTGGAGGGCGGTTATAAAGCTCTCGGATGCGCAAGCGGTATGGCTGCTATTAGCACCGTCTTTCTTTCAACTCTTCAGGCAGGCGATCATGTTGTCTGCAGCAAGTCTGTATATGGCCCAACGATGACATTGTTAAGCACCGTACTGAATAAATTCAATATTGAATCTACCTTTGTCGATTCTGATATAGCCGAAGAAATAGAGCGCGCAATTAAACCGAACACAAAGCTGATCTACATAGAAACACCTGCAAACCCGATGATTTCAATTACTGATCTTGAAACAGCTTCCAAACTTGCCCGCAGGAACAATGCACTTCTGGTTGTTGACAATACATTTATGAGCCCAGCGCTTCAGCAGCCCCTGAACCTGGGCGCCGATGTTGTACTCCACAGCATGACGAAATTCCTGAATGGTCATGCCGACGTAGTTGCAGGGATAATTGTTACTAAAGACGAAAAGATGTATTTGAACATGAGAAAAGTGTTAAACCAGCTTGGCGGCGTCATAGATCCGTTTAATTCATTTCTGGTTCACCGCGGTTTGAAAACGCTTTCTGTTAGAATGCATCGACACTGCGAAAACGCCCAGTTGATAGCAGAGTATCTGGAAAATCATCCGAAAGTAAAATGGGTTAGATACCCCGGCTTAAAAAGTCATCCTAATTATCAGGTCGGATTAAAGCAGCATAGAGGCCACGGAGGAATGATCTCCTTCGAGTTAAAAGGCGGTTTTAAAGCAGGAGAAACCGTGATGAACAGCGTTAAGCTTTCTCAGCTCGCGGTATCTCTTGGAGGCGTAGAAACTCTTATTCAGCATCCGGCGAGCATGACGCACCTTACAATGGGAGCAGAAGCAAGAAAGGCCGCCGGTATTACAGAAGGCCTTGTTCGGCTTTCGGTTGGCATTGAAGCGGCACAGGATATTATCGAAGATCTTGAGCAGGCGCTAAAAAAAATTGAAGAAAAGTCGACTGCAAAAGTCTAA